In Gulosibacter molinativorax, a single window of DNA contains:
- a CDS encoding LmeA family phospholipid-binding protein, whose translation MAVNSEASASRAEASDALPDFGQPAYELPGYGEQDRARPNGVRWGRLLVWLAVLLVVLAIAAELLTRILVGRIAASQIEESMPDGVVAEVSASATGWCVLCEVIGGELSGLDIEGSNVYFGAAKGSIDIAAESVTLTDPVEIGSAEGTVRIGEESLNRLLADATAEYGITMHAIDLQDGSFGYSTAVSVFGVDVTLDVVANARLQSGGRIQIFAESISVHSGASGADIPVDPEQFTLEFCVAEHLPESLEITSVEVVEDGLEVGYRTTEPMTITDKVFDTRGSCSAA comes from the coding sequence GTGGCCGTGAATTCGGAGGCGTCGGCGTCCCGGGCCGAAGCGTCGGATGCGCTGCCGGACTTTGGGCAGCCGGCCTACGAGCTTCCCGGGTACGGCGAGCAGGATCGTGCCCGGCCGAATGGAGTGCGCTGGGGTCGACTGCTTGTCTGGCTCGCCGTACTGCTGGTGGTCCTCGCGATCGCAGCCGAACTGCTCACGCGCATCCTGGTCGGCCGGATCGCCGCGAGCCAGATCGAGGAGTCGATGCCCGACGGCGTGGTCGCGGAGGTCTCGGCGTCGGCGACCGGCTGGTGTGTCCTGTGCGAGGTCATCGGCGGGGAGCTTTCCGGGCTCGACATCGAGGGCAGCAACGTCTACTTCGGGGCTGCGAAGGGCAGCATCGACATCGCGGCAGAATCAGTGACGCTCACGGATCCCGTCGAGATCGGCTCCGCCGAGGGGACGGTGCGCATCGGCGAGGAGTCGCTGAACCGACTTTTGGCCGACGCCACGGCCGAATACGGGATCACTATGCACGCGATCGATCTGCAGGACGGAAGCTTCGGCTATTCCACCGCGGTCAGCGTGTTTGGCGTGGATGTGACGCTCGATGTGGTCGCAAACGCGCGGCTGCAGTCGGGTGGGCGCATTCAGATCTTTGCCGAAAGCATTTCGGTGCACTCGGGCGCGAGCGGGGCCGATATTCCGGTCGACCCCGAGCAATTCACGCTCGAGTTCTGCGTGGCCGAGCACCTGCCGGAGTCGCTCGAGATCACCTCGGTCGAGGTAGTTGAGGATGGGCTCGAGGTCGGCTACCGGACGACCGAGCCGATGACCATCACCGACAAGGTTTTCGACACGCGGGGGAGTTGCTCTGCCGCGTAG
- a CDS encoding integrase core domain-containing protein, giving the protein MAEALNSVFKAELIDRYEWHGLIDVMAATSEWVGWYNQRRLHSGIDYLTPAEAHAMHQPMALAA; this is encoded by the coding sequence ATGGCCGAGGCGCTAAATTCGGTGTTCAAAGCCGAACTGATCGACCGGTACGAGTGGCACGGGCTGATCGATGTGATGGCCGCGACCTCAGAATGGGTGGGCTGGTACAACCAGCGTCGACTCCATTCCGGCATCGATTATCTGACGCCGGCCGAGGCCCACGCAATGCACCAACCAATGGCGCTTGCAGCATAG
- the argS gene encoding arginine--tRNA ligase, with translation MNDSTLTSALASSIRTALDRREGGSDITLTDDDLKLERPKNRDHGDWASNVAMRFAKRVGTNPRELAQEIAAGLEADPSVKKVDVAGPGFINITLDEASAGELAREIVSAGESYGNVTALAGRKINLEFVSANPTGPIHLGGARWAAVGDSLARVLLNAGANVTREYYFNDHGAQIDRFANSLVAAYLGEPTPEDGYAGQYISDIATEVAEAHPEELAAASDRDAKQEVFREHGVELMFGAIRDKLEEFRVHFDVFFHEDTVHSDGSVELAIQRLRDLGRIYEQDGAVWLRTTDFGDDKDRVIIRSNGEPTYFAGDIGYYVNKRERGFDENLYMLGADHHGYIGRMMAMAESFGDTPGVNMQILIGQMVNLVKDGEPVRMSKRAGNIVTLDDLIDAVGVDAARYSLVRSSTNTSIDIDLDLLVSRSNDNPVYYVQYAHARTRAVNRNATAAEINGDNFDPATLTHPTENNLLGQLREFPRILEVAAVEREPHRVTRYLEDLAAAYNRWYDQCRVIPQGDDPVEAVHSSRFVLNEATSQVLRNGLNMVGVEAPDRM, from the coding sequence ATGAACGACTCGACCCTTACCTCTGCCCTCGCCTCTTCGATCCGCACGGCGCTCGACCGCCGTGAAGGTGGCAGTGACATCACACTCACCGACGACGACCTCAAGCTGGAGCGGCCCAAGAATCGCGATCACGGCGACTGGGCGTCGAACGTCGCGATGCGCTTCGCGAAGCGAGTCGGCACGAACCCGCGCGAGCTCGCGCAGGAGATCGCGGCTGGCCTCGAGGCCGACCCTTCGGTGAAGAAGGTCGACGTCGCCGGTCCCGGATTCATCAACATCACCCTCGACGAGGCCTCGGCTGGCGAGCTCGCCCGCGAAATTGTCTCGGCGGGGGAGTCATACGGCAATGTGACCGCGCTCGCCGGCCGCAAGATCAACCTCGAGTTTGTCTCGGCGAACCCGACCGGGCCCATCCACCTCGGCGGCGCGCGCTGGGCCGCCGTCGGCGACTCGCTCGCGCGCGTCCTGCTCAACGCGGGCGCGAATGTGACCCGCGAGTACTACTTCAACGACCACGGCGCGCAGATCGACCGTTTTGCGAACTCGCTGGTGGCCGCATACCTTGGCGAGCCCACCCCTGAGGACGGCTACGCGGGGCAGTACATCAGCGACATCGCCACCGAGGTTGCCGAGGCGCATCCTGAGGAGCTCGCTGCGGCATCCGACCGCGACGCGAAGCAGGAGGTCTTCCGTGAACACGGCGTCGAGCTCATGTTCGGCGCGATCCGCGACAAGCTCGAAGAGTTCCGCGTGCACTTCGACGTGTTTTTCCACGAGGACACGGTGCACTCCGATGGTTCGGTCGAGCTCGCGATCCAGCGACTGCGCGACCTCGGTCGCATCTATGAGCAGGATGGCGCAGTCTGGCTGCGCACGACCGACTTTGGTGACGACAAGGACCGCGTGATCATTCGCTCCAACGGCGAGCCGACCTACTTCGCGGGCGACATTGGCTACTACGTGAACAAGCGCGAGCGCGGGTTTGACGAAAACCTCTACATGCTCGGCGCGGACCACCACGGGTACATCGGCCGCATGATGGCGATGGCCGAGTCGTTCGGCGACACCCCGGGCGTCAACATGCAGATCCTCATCGGCCAGATGGTCAACCTCGTGAAGGACGGCGAGCCGGTGCGGATGTCGAAGCGCGCGGGCAACATCGTGACCCTCGACGACCTCATTGATGCAGTGGGGGTTGACGCCGCGCGCTACTCGCTCGTTCGCTCGTCGACCAACACCTCAATCGACATCGACCTCGACCTGCTGGTAAGCCGCTCAAACGACAACCCCGTCTATTACGTGCAGTACGCGCACGCCCGCACGCGTGCGGTCAACCGCAACGCGACGGCGGCCGAGATCAATGGCGACAACTTCGATCCCGCGACCCTCACGCATCCAACCGAGAACAACCTGCTCGGGCAACTACGCGAGTTCCCGCGCATCCTCGAGGTTGCCGCGGTCGAGCGCGAGCCGCACCGCGTGACGCGTTACCTCGAAGACCTCGCCGCCGCGTACAACCGCTGGTACGACCAGTGCCGCGTGATCCCGCAGGGCGACGACCCCGTCGAGGCAGTCCACTCGAGCCGCTTCGTGCTCAACGAGGCGACCTCGCAGGTGCTGCGAAACGGGCTCAACATGGTCGGCGTGGAAGCGCCGGACCGGATGTAA